From the genome of Ectobacillus sp. JY-23, one region includes:
- a CDS encoding sugar phosphate isomerase/epimerase, whose amino-acid sequence MKLGVFTVLFADKSFTDMLDTVQAAGLQAVEIGTGCYPGSAHCDLDGLLASEEARKAYMHEIDKRGLTISAFSCHGNPISPDKDFAQASHETLLKTIELASLLQVPVVNCFSGTAGDHEGAKHPNWPVTAWPNEYNDVLRWQWEEKLIPYWKEVGAFAKKSNVKIGLELHGGFLVHTPYTLLKLREATCDAIGANLDPSHLWWQGIDPVAAIKILAKEGAIHHFHAKDTYIDQDNVNMYGLTDMQPYGSVQTRAWTFRSVGCGHSLQEWSDMMSMLRTYGYDYVVSIEHEDPIMSIEEGFKRAVTNLSAVLIKEQPSQMWWV is encoded by the coding sequence TTGAAATTGGGAGTATTCACGGTATTATTTGCCGATAAATCATTTACAGACATGCTGGATACGGTACAAGCAGCAGGGTTACAGGCGGTTGAAATCGGCACGGGCTGCTATCCGGGCAGTGCACATTGCGACCTTGATGGATTGCTTGCAAGTGAAGAGGCGCGCAAAGCATACATGCATGAAATTGACAAACGTGGTTTAACTATCAGTGCGTTCAGCTGTCACGGTAATCCGATTTCACCAGACAAAGACTTTGCCCAAGCATCGCATGAAACGCTACTAAAAACCATTGAGTTAGCTTCTTTGCTACAAGTACCGGTGGTCAACTGCTTCTCAGGAACAGCAGGCGACCATGAGGGCGCGAAGCATCCGAATTGGCCGGTAACAGCTTGGCCGAACGAATACAATGATGTACTTCGCTGGCAGTGGGAAGAAAAACTAATACCGTATTGGAAAGAAGTAGGTGCATTTGCGAAGAAGAGTAACGTAAAAATTGGTTTAGAACTGCACGGCGGCTTTTTAGTGCATACACCTTATACACTTCTTAAGCTTCGTGAAGCAACATGCGACGCAATTGGTGCTAACCTTGACCCAAGTCACTTATGGTGGCAAGGCATTGATCCAGTAGCAGCCATTAAAATTTTGGCAAAAGAAGGTGCCATTCATCATTTCCATGCAAAGGACACCTATATTGATCAGGACAATGTCAACATGTATGGTTTAACAGATATGCAGCCGTACGGCAGTGTGCAAACACGCGCATGGACATTCCGTTCTGTCGGTTGCGGTCATAGTCTACAAGAATGGTCCGATATGATGAGCATGCTGCGCACATACGGCTATGACTATGTTGTGAGCATTGAACATGAAGATCCAATTATGTCCATTGAAGAGGGCTTTAAGCGAGCGGTAACCAATCTTTCTGCGGTTTTAATTAAAGAACAACCTTCTCAAATGTGGTGGGTGTAA
- a CDS encoding Gfo/Idh/MocA family protein translates to MIRVGIIGVGGIAKGRHIPAFLQLSDLCQVTALSDVNRVQAKEAAAQFNIPHVFENYQDMFTEVDAVCICTPNKFHAEISIAALEAGVHVLCEKPMALSAAECEAMLAASKKSGKVLAIAYHYRFMRELQAAKKLMQEGEIGTPLVARVQALRYRKVPGWGVFTNKALQGGGSLIDYGCHLLDSAIWLMGNPKHVTVNGRTYNVLSKTPGQVNQWGSFNHETFDVDDHVTAYITFENGASLLLETSWAANIKQDTEHISISGTAGGLNVFPFEWYGAKHGMLFNSEAAWIPGEEDPSIPQAANFLAACMGKAELVVKPEEALQVSQIIDAIYESAGEL, encoded by the coding sequence ATGATTCGAGTTGGTATCATCGGGGTAGGTGGTATTGCCAAAGGGCGCCACATCCCAGCTTTTTTACAGCTGTCTGACTTGTGTCAAGTGACGGCGCTGAGCGATGTGAATAGGGTGCAAGCAAAAGAAGCGGCAGCACAATTTAACATTCCACACGTATTTGAAAATTACCAGGATATGTTTACGGAAGTTGATGCAGTATGTATTTGTACGCCGAATAAATTTCACGCGGAAATTTCCATTGCTGCGCTGGAAGCTGGTGTGCATGTATTATGTGAAAAGCCGATGGCATTGTCTGCGGCAGAGTGTGAAGCGATGCTTGCTGCCTCTAAAAAAAGCGGTAAAGTACTTGCCATTGCATATCATTACCGCTTCATGAGAGAATTGCAGGCTGCGAAAAAGCTTATGCAAGAAGGAGAAATCGGTACACCGCTTGTGGCGCGGGTACAAGCGCTTCGCTACCGCAAAGTACCCGGCTGGGGCGTGTTTACTAACAAAGCATTGCAGGGCGGAGGTAGCTTAATTGATTATGGCTGTCATCTTTTGGACAGTGCTATTTGGTTAATGGGTAATCCAAAGCATGTGACGGTAAATGGCCGCACTTATAATGTGCTCAGCAAAACGCCGGGACAGGTGAATCAATGGGGTTCATTCAATCATGAAACGTTTGATGTAGATGATCACGTAACAGCGTACATTACATTTGAAAATGGCGCCTCGTTATTGCTCGAGACCTCATGGGCGGCGAATATTAAGCAAGATACGGAGCACATCAGTATTTCAGGCACGGCGGGCGGTCTCAACGTATTTCCGTTTGAATGGTACGGTGCTAAGCACGGTATGCTGTTTAACAGCGAAGCGGCGTGGATTCCAGGAGAAGAAGATCCAAGCATACCGCAGGCGGCTAACTTTTTAGCAGCTTGTATGGGAAAAGCAGAGCTTGTTGTAAAACCGGAAGAAGCATTACAGGTTTCGCAAATCATTGATGCCATTTATGAAAGTGCAGGAGAATTGTAA
- a CDS encoding YveK family protein, with translation MEKEINLKSLFTVIKRRIMVVAVFVLLAGLVGTIYTFYLKTPLYASSARILIQATPEAMNTLRVIIKEPVVMQRVAQELNLPQSPGALSGQISTENLQGSQIVIITAVDANPERAVDIVNATAAIYKEEVARIMNFSGVQILAEAEMSPYPMPINQNHVSTIITALLVGCILSVGLVFLLDSFDDTIKSERDIEKLLGVPVLGSVSKNTRQNTSDKHSKKRLEALRGESIGS, from the coding sequence ATGGAGAAAGAAATTAACTTAAAAAGTCTGTTTACTGTCATCAAGAGAAGAATAATGGTTGTTGCCGTGTTTGTTCTATTAGCTGGGCTGGTCGGTACTATATATACATTCTACCTAAAAACGCCATTGTATGCTTCTTCAGCACGAATTTTAATTCAAGCAACACCGGAAGCAATGAACACATTACGTGTAATTATTAAAGAGCCGGTCGTAATGCAACGTGTTGCACAAGAGCTTAACTTACCACAATCACCAGGTGCGTTAAGCGGGCAAATTAGCACGGAAAATTTACAAGGATCCCAGATCGTTATCATTACCGCAGTTGATGCGAATCCCGAAAGAGCAGTGGATATCGTGAATGCTACAGCTGCAATTTACAAAGAAGAAGTTGCCCGTATCATGAACTTTAGCGGCGTACAAATTCTTGCTGAGGCTGAGATGTCTCCGTATCCAATGCCTATTAATCAAAATCATGTCTCTACTATCATTACAGCTCTCTTAGTGGGATGTATACTTAGCGTTGGTTTAGTATTCCTGCTAGATTCCTTTGATGACACGATTAAATCTGAGCGAGATATTGAGAAGTTGTTGGGAGTACCGGTATTGGGAAGTGTGTCTAAAAACACTCGTCAAAACACATCTGATAAACATAGTAAAAAGCGCCTGGAAGCACTGAGGGGGGAATCCATTGGCTCATAA
- a CDS encoding nucleoside-diphosphate sugar epimerase/dehydratase has product MTYKQRMTALITMDSAIVMGTIFFGHFLVSASLQVITMPIVISAITLLMSHHVYALRYKLYKKAWEYASVGELLGIFKAVTLSILTTAVMQRVFIHETHFRLLIITWMIHIMLIGGSRFIWRMYRDTYMNQGTSAKRTLIIGAGAAGTMIARQLHQKDATLYPVAFIDDNPKKHGLDILGVPVVGGVGSIAMAVEHFDIEHIVIAIPSLQKRELNVIFKECCKTNAKTQILPMLEDLVTGKVSVNEFRDVQVEDLLGRDPIELDMQSISASVTGKTVLVTGAGGSIGSEICRQISAFMPKQLVLLGHGENSIYSIEMELKERYKNSDIVFITEIADIQDDKKMIDVMSKHQPHVVYHAAAHKHVPLMERNPEEAIKNNVIGTTNVAKAASWCGVETFVMISSDKAVNPTSVMGATKRLAEMIIQHLDKTSSTRFVAVRFGNVLGSRGSVIPLFKKQIQNGGPITVTHPDMERYFMTIPEASRLVIQAGALAKGGEIFVLDMGEPVKIVDLAKNLIKLSGHSLEDIEIQYSGMRPGEKLYEELLQTDEVHEQQIHPKIYIGKTSNLYIDEIHRIVHSYHTLSQEQIREQVLLLANKREQKMSVTG; this is encoded by the coding sequence ATGACGTACAAACAAAGAATGACCGCGCTGATTACCATGGATTCGGCAATCGTTATGGGGACTATTTTTTTCGGTCATTTTCTTGTAAGCGCAAGTTTGCAAGTCATTACGATGCCCATTGTAATTAGTGCCATTACATTGCTGATGAGTCATCATGTATATGCACTCAGATACAAGCTGTATAAAAAAGCATGGGAATATGCCAGTGTTGGTGAGCTATTAGGTATTTTTAAAGCTGTTACTTTGTCTATTTTAACGACAGCCGTTATGCAACGAGTTTTTATACATGAAACACATTTTCGCCTGCTCATTATTACTTGGATGATACACATTATGCTTATCGGCGGGTCTCGCTTTATATGGCGTATGTACCGAGATACTTACATGAATCAGGGAACGAGCGCAAAGCGTACGTTAATTATCGGTGCCGGTGCGGCTGGGACGATGATTGCAAGACAACTCCATCAAAAAGATGCCACACTTTATCCTGTAGCATTTATTGATGATAATCCAAAAAAACATGGACTGGACATTTTAGGTGTACCGGTCGTGGGAGGGGTCGGTTCTATTGCTATGGCAGTAGAACATTTTGATATTGAGCACATTGTAATTGCTATCCCTTCTCTTCAAAAAAGAGAATTGAATGTCATCTTCAAAGAATGCTGCAAAACAAATGCGAAAACACAAATCCTTCCGATGCTAGAAGATCTTGTAACAGGTAAAGTGTCCGTGAATGAATTTCGTGATGTGCAAGTAGAGGATCTATTAGGTCGTGATCCAATTGAACTTGATATGCAAAGCATATCTGCATCAGTTACAGGAAAAACAGTTTTGGTAACGGGTGCAGGAGGATCCATTGGCTCTGAAATATGTAGGCAAATTTCAGCGTTTATGCCGAAGCAACTTGTTTTGCTTGGACACGGTGAAAATAGTATTTACTCTATTGAAATGGAATTAAAGGAACGGTACAAAAACAGTGATATCGTGTTCATCACAGAAATTGCAGACATTCAAGATGATAAGAAGATGATAGATGTCATGAGTAAACACCAACCGCATGTTGTGTATCATGCAGCTGCACATAAGCATGTACCATTGATGGAACGAAACCCCGAGGAAGCTATTAAAAATAATGTAATTGGAACAACAAATGTTGCTAAAGCGGCGAGTTGGTGCGGTGTAGAAACGTTCGTTATGATTTCAAGCGATAAAGCAGTCAATCCCACTAGCGTTATGGGGGCGACGAAACGGTTGGCGGAAATGATAATTCAGCATCTTGATAAAACAAGCTCCACTAGGTTTGTTGCTGTTCGATTTGGAAATGTGCTTGGAAGTCGTGGAAGTGTTATTCCACTATTTAAAAAGCAAATTCAAAATGGTGGCCCCATTACTGTTACCCATCCTGACATGGAACGCTATTTTATGACCATCCCTGAAGCATCAAGGCTTGTAATTCAAGCTGGAGCGTTGGCAAAGGGTGGAGAAATCTTTGTGTTGGACATGGGCGAGCCTGTAAAAATTGTAGATTTAGCAAAAAATCTAATTAAATTATCGGGCCATTCTCTAGAAGATATTGAGATTCAATATAGTGGGATGAGACCTGGAGAAAAATTGTATGAAGAGCTTTTACAAACCGATGAGGTGCACGAGCAACAAATTCATCCAAAAATTTATATAGGAAAAACGTCAAATCTTTATATTGATGAAATTCATCGCATTGTTCATTCCTATCATACGTTGTCTCAAGAGCAAATTCGTGAACAAGTACTTTTACTAGCAAATAAACGCGAGCAGAAAATGTCTGTTACGGGATAA
- a CDS encoding glycosyltransferase family 1 protein, translating into MKPIRILQVVTVMNRGGLETMLMNYYRKVDRRKIQFDFMVHRSEEGHYDREITSLGGRIYRMPAIKPGNYRKYFRMLAEFFKEHTEYEIVHAHNNENSSFVLRAAKRAGVKCRIAHSHLSDLGFDIKLPFRLYARMVMKGAPNQYFACSERAGTWLFGKHVSHIQVLNNAVDVAQFSYNPLKREEIRSELQAEEKFVIGHVGRFNRQKNHEFLIDIFAAIHKKNENVLLVLIGDGELRPSIQEKVRNLGLEEHVRFLGVREDIANLLQGFDLFLFPSLFEGLPVVLVEAQAAGLPCVVSNNITTESNVTGIVQFKSLKESADKWAQHILSMPVHRFETARTLKETGYDTTTMSQWLSDYYVSHYSSR; encoded by the coding sequence TTGAAGCCAATTCGAATTCTCCAAGTGGTAACCGTGATGAACCGCGGTGGATTGGAGACGATGCTAATGAATTACTATCGAAAAGTAGATCGTAGAAAAATTCAATTTGATTTTATGGTTCATCGTTCGGAAGAGGGGCATTACGATAGAGAAATTACAAGTCTTGGCGGAAGAATTTATCGTATGCCTGCTATCAAACCTGGTAATTATCGTAAATATTTTCGAATGTTAGCTGAATTTTTTAAAGAGCATACCGAGTATGAAATTGTACATGCTCATAACAATGAGAATAGTAGTTTTGTGTTACGAGCAGCAAAGCGTGCCGGTGTTAAGTGTCGTATTGCTCATAGTCATTTGAGTGATCTTGGGTTTGATATCAAGCTTCCGTTTCGTTTATATGCAAGAATGGTAATGAAAGGCGCACCAAATCAATATTTCGCCTGTTCAGAACGTGCCGGTACATGGTTGTTTGGGAAACATGTGTCCCATATTCAAGTACTAAATAATGCCGTTGATGTAGCACAATTTAGTTATAATCCATTAAAAAGAGAAGAGATTCGCTCAGAATTACAAGCAGAAGAAAAGTTTGTAATTGGCCATGTGGGAAGATTCAATCGACAGAAGAATCATGAATTTTTAATTGATATTTTTGCTGCTATACATAAAAAAAATGAAAATGTGTTACTTGTGTTGATTGGAGACGGAGAGTTACGCCCCTCTATACAGGAGAAGGTACGGAATTTGGGTCTAGAAGAACATGTCAGGTTTTTAGGTGTACGAGAAGATATTGCAAATCTTTTACAAGGGTTTGATTTATTTCTGTTTCCTTCACTATTTGAGGGATTACCGGTTGTTTTAGTGGAAGCACAGGCAGCGGGATTGCCTTGCGTGGTTTCAAATAATATTACAACAGAAAGTAATGTAACCGGGATTGTACAATTCAAAAGTTTAAAAGAGAGTGCTGATAAATGGGCGCAACATATTTTATCGATGCCTGTACATCGTTTTGAGACGGCTCGTACTTTGAAAGAGACAGGATATGATACAACGACCATGTCTCAATGGCTCTCAGACTATTATGTAAGTCATTACAGTTCACGTTAA
- a CDS encoding ThuA domain-containing protein: MRVTVWNENRHEQKNPLVAEIYPQGIHTTIASFLQEEGMQVGTATLDEPEHGLTDEVLAATDVLVWWGHIAHEEVSDEIVKKVQQRVLDGMGLIVLHSGHFSKIFKALMGTSCDLKWREAGEKERLWVLDPSHPIADGIDEYIELEQEEMYGEHFDIPAPDELVFMSWFQGGEVFRSGCTYKRGNGKIFYFRPGHETYPTYHNKEIQRVITNGVKWAAPTERNRPVYGNAKPLEQL; encoded by the coding sequence ATGCGTGTAACAGTATGGAATGAAAATCGACATGAACAAAAAAATCCGCTTGTAGCAGAAATATATCCACAAGGAATTCATACAACTATTGCGTCATTCTTACAAGAAGAGGGTATGCAAGTAGGGACAGCAACACTTGATGAGCCAGAACACGGCTTGACAGATGAGGTACTTGCAGCTACAGACGTACTCGTATGGTGGGGACATATCGCGCACGAAGAGGTGTCTGATGAGATTGTAAAAAAAGTCCAACAACGCGTACTAGATGGTATGGGATTGATTGTTCTTCACTCTGGTCACTTCTCAAAAATCTTTAAAGCATTAATGGGAACAAGTTGTGATTTGAAATGGCGCGAAGCTGGTGAAAAAGAGCGTCTGTGGGTGCTTGACCCTTCTCATCCAATTGCTGATGGAATTGATGAATACATTGAGCTTGAACAGGAAGAGATGTACGGTGAACATTTTGATATTCCGGCGCCTGACGAGCTTGTATTTATGAGCTGGTTCCAAGGCGGCGAGGTGTTCCGCAGCGGCTGTACGTATAAGCGCGGCAACGGGAAAATCTTTTACTTCCGTCCTGGTCACGAAACATATCCGACATATCACAACAAAGAGATTCAGCGCGTCATTACAAATGGTGTCAAATGGGCGGCGCCAACAGAACGTAATCGACCTGTTTACGGCAACGCAAAACCGCTTGAACAGCTGTAA
- a CDS encoding glycosyltransferase family 4 protein, whose translation MPNKILFCATVDFHFKAFHLPYMRWFQERGWEVHVAAAGDMELPYTDKRYYLSIHRSPFHLANIKAYREIHQVIHTNEFQIIHAHTPMGGMLARLAARHTRKFGTNVLYTAHGFHFCKGAPFWHWLLYYPIEKILSHYTDCLITINQEDYVLAQRLHASKVVHVHGVGVDTTRFQPADSVRKLALREKLGYQERDFLLFYAAEFNRNKNQQLLIQVLAHIKNDVPHIRLLLAGIGPLQEQCRQLARKLGVEENVDFLGYRNDLDQVLPACDIAVASSIREGLPVNIMEAMACGLPVVATANRGHLELVHDGVNGYIVSEENVRKFATNIYKLSQSTELVNEMGKQNQQIIMKYAISSVKHELCDIYDQFNTEGRNGTESKYYRAYL comes from the coding sequence ATGCCAAATAAAATACTATTTTGTGCGACTGTAGATTTTCACTTTAAAGCATTTCATTTGCCGTATATGAGATGGTTTCAAGAGCGCGGTTGGGAAGTACATGTCGCTGCAGCAGGAGACATGGAGTTACCATATACGGACAAGCGGTATTATCTATCAATTCACCGTTCACCATTTCATTTGGCAAACATAAAAGCATATCGTGAAATACATCAAGTGATACATACAAACGAATTTCAAATCATTCATGCACATACACCAATGGGCGGTATGTTGGCGAGGTTAGCGGCAAGACACACGCGTAAATTTGGAACTAATGTGTTGTATACAGCACACGGCTTTCACTTTTGTAAAGGGGCGCCTTTTTGGCATTGGCTATTATATTATCCGATTGAAAAGATACTCTCTCACTATACGGATTGTTTAATTACCATTAATCAGGAAGATTATGTTTTAGCACAACGCTTACATGCTTCCAAAGTGGTACATGTACATGGCGTAGGCGTTGATACAACAAGGTTTCAACCAGCTGATTCTGTAAGGAAACTTGCTTTGCGTGAAAAACTTGGCTATCAAGAGAGAGACTTTCTATTATTTTATGCGGCTGAATTCAATCGTAATAAAAATCAACAACTCCTTATACAAGTACTGGCGCATATAAAAAACGATGTGCCGCATATACGTCTGTTACTAGCGGGTATCGGACCACTGCAGGAACAATGTCGACAACTAGCGAGGAAACTAGGGGTAGAGGAAAATGTAGACTTCCTTGGCTATCGTAACGACTTGGATCAAGTGCTACCAGCTTGCGATATTGCAGTTGCGTCCAGCATTCGAGAAGGGTTACCCGTCAATATCATGGAAGCGATGGCATGCGGATTGCCTGTAGTGGCAACTGCGAATCGGGGGCATTTGGAGCTTGTTCATGATGGAGTGAATGGATATATTGTAAGTGAAGAAAATGTAAGGAAATTCGCAACAAATATTTATAAGCTTAGTCAATCTACAGAGCTAGTAAATGAAATGGGGAAACAAAATCAGCAAATCATCATGAAATATGCTATTTCATCCGTCAAGCACGAACTATGTGATATTTACGATCAGTTTAATACGGAGGGAAGAAATGGAACCGAAAGTAAGTATTATCGTGCCTATTTATAA
- a CDS encoding CpsD/CapB family tyrosine-protein kinase — MAHNKQLVSYTSPNSKISEQYRLIRTNLQFSAEQEKTIIITSPSYGEGKTTVAANIAVSMAQQGENVLLVDADLRKPELHAIFEVDNNTGLTSILAGKVAYEVTLQETEIAGLHILPAGPYIHNPAEHLGMSAMKQLIDIIRKQYDFIIFDTPPVLEVTDTNVLANQCDGVVLVLKSNNTDAEAAKEAQRILGFANSKLLGAVLNHK; from the coding sequence TTGGCTCATAATAAACAGCTTGTGTCATATACATCGCCGAACTCCAAGATTTCTGAACAGTATCGTTTAATTCGAACGAACTTGCAGTTTTCGGCAGAGCAAGAAAAAACAATTATTATTACATCACCCAGCTACGGAGAAGGAAAAACAACGGTAGCAGCCAACATTGCTGTATCTATGGCACAACAAGGAGAAAATGTGTTGCTGGTTGATGCAGATTTAAGAAAACCGGAACTGCATGCAATCTTTGAAGTAGACAATAACACGGGATTAACTAGTATTTTGGCAGGGAAAGTAGCGTATGAAGTAACGCTACAAGAAACTGAAATTGCAGGACTTCATATATTACCCGCAGGTCCGTATATTCATAATCCAGCGGAGCATCTGGGTATGTCTGCAATGAAACAATTAATTGATATTATACGTAAACAATATGACTTTATTATATTTGATACACCACCAGTTTTAGAAGTAACGGATACAAATGTATTAGCTAATCAATGTGATGGTGTAGTCCTTGTCCTGAAAAGTAACAATACAGATGCGGAAGCTGCAAAAGAAGCACAGCGAATCTTAGGGTTTGCAAATAGCAAATTATTGGGTGCTGTATTAAATCATAAGTAA
- a CDS encoding Gfo/Idh/MocA family protein: MMKLKVGVIGCGSIAQHRHLPEYAANEQVELVAVCDIVSERAEEIAAKYGAQAYTNYEDLFVHVDAVSVCTPNYLHAPITIAALRAGIHVLCEKPMATSKEEAQAMIAAAKESGKKLMIAHNQRFVASHEKARQLIQNGEVGKIYSFRTAFGHPGPEGWSVDGKESWFFQKEKAFIGAMGDLGVHKTDLLRYVIGEEFTEVGAFVETTAKEFADVDDTAVCVLKTESGIIGTLAASWSYRREDNSTIIYGEKALLRIEDDSTYGLIVQYATGETVKYELGKIQTNESGGQRNSLVIEKFVGAILNDEEPAISGEEGMKSLAVILAALESNETKQIVKVTV; the protein is encoded by the coding sequence ATTATGAAATTAAAAGTCGGAGTTATTGGATGCGGTAGCATCGCACAGCATCGTCATTTACCGGAATACGCGGCAAATGAGCAAGTAGAGTTAGTAGCAGTATGTGACATTGTATCAGAGCGAGCTGAAGAAATTGCGGCGAAGTATGGTGCACAAGCGTACACAAATTATGAAGATCTGTTTGTACACGTAGATGCAGTGAGCGTTTGTACACCAAATTACTTACATGCACCAATCACCATTGCGGCACTGCGTGCAGGGATACATGTATTATGTGAAAAGCCAATGGCAACATCGAAGGAAGAGGCACAGGCCATGATTGCTGCGGCAAAAGAGAGCGGGAAAAAGCTTATGATTGCGCACAATCAACGTTTTGTCGCTTCTCATGAAAAAGCGCGTCAGCTGATTCAAAACGGAGAAGTCGGTAAAATTTATAGCTTCCGCACAGCATTTGGTCATCCGGGGCCTGAGGGATGGAGCGTAGATGGTAAAGAGAGCTGGTTCTTCCAAAAGGAAAAAGCGTTTATCGGTGCAATGGGAGACCTTGGTGTTCATAAAACAGATTTACTTCGTTATGTAATCGGTGAAGAATTTACAGAAGTGGGTGCTTTTGTAGAAACGACTGCAAAAGAATTTGCTGATGTTGATGACACTGCAGTATGTGTATTAAAAACGGAGAGTGGCATCATTGGTACCCTTGCGGCAAGCTGGTCATACCGCCGCGAAGATAACTCTACTATTATTTATGGTGAAAAAGCACTGCTTCGCATAGAAGATGACAGTACGTATGGCTTGATTGTACAGTATGCGACGGGTGAAACGGTCAAATATGAGCTTGGCAAAATTCAAACAAATGAGTCTGGTGGACAGCGAAACTCTCTTGTTATTGAAAAGTTTGTTGGCGCGATTCTCAACGATGAAGAGCCGGCTATTTCTGGCGAAGAGGGTATGAAATCGTTAGCAGTTATTCTAGCTGCATTGGAGTCAAATGAAACAAAACAAATTGTGAAGGTGACAGTATGA
- a CDS encoding glycosyltransferase, protein MSRCMDSLLNQTLQDIEIIAVNDGSVDGSLSLLQHYAALDTRIKVIDKENGGVSSARNTGLQVARAPYIGFVDPDDWVDDTMYETLYREAITHHADIVMCTYVREFETHSKVKDFRLPSPVIYQGNEVKQHVVRRLIGPIHQEIGQPDMIDAWGTIWNKLYRANCIKSGRVLFTDLEIIGTNEDTLFNLQVSCNAETFVFINTPFYHYWKGNETSVTSGYKPKLIERWFVLFDKMEDILKSHNMEEKYYQALDNRISLNVLGLGLNTISKTNKATALKKLLEVRAILRNSRIQRSFKQLDTSYLPIIWKFFYGCAKYRLSVVFYTMLITIEWLRIRVR, encoded by the coding sequence TTGAGTAGATGCATGGACAGTCTCTTAAATCAGACATTACAAGATATTGAAATTATTGCAGTAAATGACGGATCAGTTGATGGAAGTTTGTCACTTTTACAACACTATGCTGCACTTGATACACGTATAAAAGTGATAGATAAAGAGAATGGTGGTGTTTCTTCAGCTAGAAACACTGGACTACAAGTAGCACGAGCACCGTACATTGGATTTGTTGATCCCGATGATTGGGTAGACGATACTATGTACGAAACATTATATCGTGAAGCGATTACACACCATGCTGATATTGTGATGTGCACATATGTACGTGAATTCGAAACACATTCGAAAGTCAAAGATTTTCGGTTACCTTCTCCTGTGATTTACCAAGGGAATGAAGTAAAACAGCATGTTGTGAGGAGATTGATTGGACCTATACATCAAGAAATAGGACAACCTGACATGATAGATGCCTGGGGAACTATTTGGAATAAGTTGTATCGAGCAAACTGCATTAAGAGCGGAAGGGTTTTATTTACTGATTTGGAAATTATAGGAACTAATGAAGACACGTTATTCAACTTACAAGTAAGTTGTAATGCCGAAACATTTGTTTTCATTAATACTCCGTTTTATCATTATTGGAAAGGAAATGAGACATCTGTCACAAGTGGCTACAAGCCAAAGTTGATTGAGCGTTGGTTTGTACTGTTTGATAAGATGGAAGATATTTTAAAATCTCATAACATGGAAGAAAAGTATTATCAAGCATTAGACAATCGTATTAGTTTAAATGTTTTAGGATTGGGGTTAAATACAATAAGTAAAACAAATAAGGCCACAGCCTTAAAGAAACTATTAGAAGTTAGGGCCATCTTACGAAATTCGCGTATTCAGCGTTCGTTTAAACAATTGGATACAAGCTATCTTCCTATCATTTGGAAGTTTTTTTATGGATGCGCGAAATACAGACTCTCCGTAGTCTTTTACACCATGTTAATTACGATTGAATGGCTCAGAATAAGAGTACGATAG